A stretch of Arthrobacter sunyaminii DNA encodes these proteins:
- a CDS encoding glycerol-3-phosphate dehydrogenase/oxidase: protein MSKDALSPEYREDALAALRSTAEPGQQLDILIVGGGVVGAGAALDAVTRGLKVGMVEARDWASGTSSRSSKLIHGGLRYLEMLDFALVAEALKERGLLIQRIAPHLVKPVPFLYPLTHRFYERPYVGAGIMLYDTMGLTSGNSRGVPMHKHLSKKATLRAAPSLKDDAMVGSIRYYDAQVDDARYVANMVRTSAHYGATVANRVSVVDFLREGERVVGARVKDSETGREFDVFARQVVNATGVWTDETQAMVTDRGQLKVRASKGVHLVVPRDRIQSTVGMILRTEKSVLFVIPWGRHWIVGTTDTDWNLDKAHPAATSADIDYLLEHVNSVLKTPLTREDVEGVYAGLRPLLAGENDSTAKLSREHVVAHPVPGLVVVAGGKWTTYRVMAKDAVDEAARALDGKVPESCTSTIPLLGAVGYKAAWNLRHRTAEHYGVHVVRVEHLLNRYGSLANEVLELIRANPELGEPLPGADDYLRAEVVYATTSEGARHVEDVLARRTRISIESWDRGVSAAPVVAELMAPILNWSPERVEQEVAHYEARVEAERRSQEQPDDVSADAARLKAHDIAPLA from the coding sequence ATGAGCAAAGATGCACTCAGTCCGGAATACCGGGAGGACGCCCTGGCGGCGCTGCGTTCCACGGCGGAGCCCGGCCAGCAACTGGACATCCTGATTGTTGGCGGCGGCGTGGTGGGTGCCGGTGCCGCCCTGGACGCAGTCACCCGCGGACTCAAAGTGGGCATGGTGGAGGCCCGGGACTGGGCATCGGGCACGTCGTCGCGTTCCTCCAAGCTCATTCACGGCGGTCTGCGTTATCTGGAGATGCTGGATTTTGCCCTCGTAGCCGAGGCGCTAAAGGAACGCGGCCTGCTGATTCAGCGGATCGCCCCGCACCTGGTCAAGCCCGTACCGTTCCTCTACCCGCTGACACACCGGTTCTATGAGCGGCCCTACGTTGGTGCCGGCATCATGCTGTACGACACCATGGGCCTGACCTCCGGTAATTCCCGCGGGGTGCCGATGCACAAGCACCTCAGCAAAAAAGCCACCCTCCGGGCGGCGCCCAGCCTGAAGGATGACGCCATGGTTGGCTCCATCCGCTACTACGACGCCCAGGTGGACGACGCCCGGTACGTTGCCAACATGGTCCGCACCTCAGCGCACTACGGCGCCACCGTGGCCAACCGGGTGTCCGTGGTGGACTTCCTTCGCGAGGGTGAGCGTGTAGTGGGCGCCCGGGTCAAGGACTCCGAGACCGGCCGGGAATTCGATGTGTTCGCCCGCCAGGTGGTCAATGCCACCGGCGTGTGGACCGACGAAACCCAGGCCATGGTGACGGACCGGGGACAGCTGAAAGTCCGGGCGTCCAAGGGTGTGCACCTGGTGGTTCCCCGCGACCGGATCCAGTCCACCGTGGGCATGATCCTGCGCACGGAAAAATCCGTGCTGTTCGTGATCCCGTGGGGCCGGCACTGGATTGTGGGCACTACGGACACCGACTGGAATCTGGACAAGGCACATCCCGCAGCAACCTCGGCGGACATCGACTACTTGCTGGAGCATGTGAACAGCGTGCTGAAAACTCCGCTGACGCGCGAGGACGTTGAAGGCGTCTACGCCGGCCTGCGGCCGCTGCTCGCCGGCGAGAATGATTCCACGGCCAAACTCTCCCGCGAACATGTGGTGGCCCATCCCGTGCCGGGGCTGGTGGTTGTTGCCGGCGGCAAATGGACCACCTACCGGGTCATGGCGAAGGATGCCGTGGATGAGGCCGCCCGGGCGCTGGACGGGAAGGTGCCGGAAAGCTGCACCTCCACCATCCCGCTGCTGGGTGCGGTGGGCTATAAGGCTGCCTGGAATCTCCGGCACCGCACTGCGGAGCACTACGGAGTCCATGTGGTCCGGGTGGAGCATCTGCTCAACCGTTACGGATCCCTGGCTAACGAGGTGCTGGAACTGATCCGTGCCAATCCTGAGCTGGGGGAGCCCCTGCCCGGAGCAGACGATTACCTGCGCGCCGAAGTGGTGTATGCCACCACGTCCGAGGGTGCCCGGCATGTGGAGGACGTCCTGGCCCGGCGCACCCGCATCTCCATCGAGTCGTGGGACCGGGGAGTCTCCGCTGCCCCGGTTGTGGCCGAACTCATGGCGCCCATCCTGAACTGGAGTCCGGAGCGGGTGGAGCAGGAAGTGGCCCACTACGAGGCGCGGGTGGAAGCCGAGCGGCGCAGCCAGGAACAGCCCGATGACGTTTCGGCCGACGCAGCACGGTTGAAGGCCCACGACATCGCTCCGCT
- a CDS encoding GuaB3 family IMP dehydrogenase-related protein, with amino-acid sequence MSNEIEIGRGKRGRRAYSLDDVAIVPSRRTRDPQDVSINWQIDAYQFEMPVMGAPMDSVMSPATAIAMGRLGGLGVLNLEGLWTRYEDPQPLLDEIAVLSEDNFNPAATRRLQEIYEAPIQAELITSRLAEVRDAGVTVAGSLTPQRTQEFYKTVLAAGVDIFVIRGTTVSAEHVSKTVEPLNLKQFIYELDVPVIVGGAAGYTPALHLMRTGAAGVLVGFGGGATTTTRRALGIHAPMATAIADIAEARRDYMDESGGRYVHVIADGGMGTSGDIVKAIAMGADAVMLGSALARAEEAPGQGWHWGQEAHHSELPRGDRVRLDTVGPLQEVLWGPSHHTNGTSNLMGALRRAMATTGYSDVKAFQRIEVLVAPYLSAM; translated from the coding sequence GTGAGCAATGAGATAGAAATTGGCCGTGGCAAGCGTGGGCGCCGAGCCTACTCCCTCGATGATGTGGCAATTGTGCCGTCCCGCCGGACGCGGGACCCGCAGGATGTTTCCATCAACTGGCAGATCGACGCCTACCAGTTTGAAATGCCGGTCATGGGAGCCCCCATGGACTCGGTGATGTCCCCGGCCACCGCTATAGCGATGGGCCGCCTGGGCGGATTGGGCGTGTTGAACCTTGAAGGGCTGTGGACCCGTTACGAGGACCCCCAGCCGCTGCTGGATGAGATCGCGGTTCTCAGTGAAGATAACTTTAATCCCGCGGCCACCCGCCGGCTGCAGGAAATCTATGAAGCACCCATCCAGGCGGAGCTGATCACCTCCCGCCTGGCCGAGGTGCGCGACGCCGGCGTGACCGTTGCCGGCTCCCTGACCCCGCAGCGCACCCAGGAGTTCTACAAGACCGTCCTGGCCGCCGGCGTGGACATCTTCGTCATCCGCGGCACCACCGTCTCTGCCGAGCACGTCTCCAAGACCGTTGAGCCGCTGAACCTCAAGCAGTTCATCTACGAACTGGACGTTCCCGTCATCGTGGGCGGCGCGGCCGGCTACACCCCGGCCCTGCACCTGATGCGCACCGGAGCCGCCGGCGTCCTGGTCGGCTTCGGCGGGGGAGCGACCACCACCACCCGCCGGGCACTGGGCATCCACGCCCCCATGGCCACCGCGATCGCAGACATCGCCGAGGCGCGCCGCGATTACATGGACGAGTCAGGCGGACGCTACGTCCACGTGATCGCCGACGGCGGAATGGGCACCAGCGGTGACATCGTCAAGGCGATCGCCATGGGCGCGGACGCCGTGATGCTCGGATCGGCTCTGGCCCGGGCGGAAGAAGCCCCCGGACAGGGATGGCACTGGGGCCAGGAAGCCCACCACAGCGAACTTCCCCGCGGCGACAGGGTCCGGCTGGACACCGTCGGCCCGCTGCAGGAAGTTCTCTGGGGCCCGTCGCACCACACCAACGGCACGTCCAACCTGATGGGTGCCCTGCGTCGTGCCATGGCCACCACGGGTTACTCCGATGTGAAAGCCTTCCAGCGCATTGAGGTGCTGGTCGCGCCCTACCTATCCGCCATGTAG